A single window of Streptomyces griseoviridis DNA harbors:
- a CDS encoding alpha/beta hydrolase — protein sequence MPLVPPPFDPELAAALELIKDTVSPGLTLDEIDAFRESTGVDTMAQLDLTADGHFDVEDRTVPGAAGDPEISLLICRPKAPRTPGPLPVVYHVHGGGMIIGNNRVGMSGPLEWAKELDAVVVSVEYRLAPEHPHPAPIEDVYAGLLWTAGHAEEIGADADRVLIVGGSAGGGLCASLALLARDRGGPRLLGQVLLCPMLDDRNDTPSARQMAGLGVWDRTANETGWTALLGDRRGGPDVSPYAAAARAEDLSGLPPAFLDVGSAETFRDEVVAYASRIWQAGGVAELHVWPGGFHGFDGFAPQAAVSRASRAAQTEWVRRVLGQG from the coding sequence ATGCCCCTCGTACCGCCCCCGTTCGACCCGGAACTCGCCGCCGCCCTCGAACTGATCAAGGACACCGTCTCGCCCGGCCTCACCCTCGACGAGATCGACGCCTTCCGGGAGAGCACCGGCGTCGACACCATGGCCCAGCTCGATCTGACGGCCGACGGCCACTTCGACGTCGAGGACCGCACGGTCCCTGGCGCGGCGGGCGATCCCGAGATCTCCCTGCTGATCTGCCGCCCCAAGGCACCGCGCACCCCGGGCCCGCTGCCGGTCGTCTACCACGTGCACGGCGGCGGAATGATCATCGGCAACAACCGGGTCGGCATGAGCGGCCCGCTGGAGTGGGCGAAGGAACTGGACGCGGTCGTCGTCTCCGTCGAGTACCGGCTGGCGCCCGAACACCCGCATCCGGCGCCGATCGAGGACGTCTACGCCGGGCTGCTCTGGACGGCGGGGCACGCCGAGGAGATCGGCGCCGACGCCGACCGCGTCCTGATCGTCGGCGGCAGCGCGGGCGGCGGCCTCTGCGCCTCGCTCGCGCTCCTCGCCCGGGACCGCGGGGGGCCGCGGCTGCTCGGACAGGTGCTGCTCTGCCCGATGCTGGACGACCGCAACGACACTCCGTCCGCCCGCCAGATGGCGGGCCTCGGCGTCTGGGACCGCACCGCCAACGAGACCGGCTGGACGGCCCTGCTCGGCGACCGGCGCGGGGGCCCTGACGTCTCCCCCTACGCGGCGGCGGCCCGCGCCGAGGATCTGAGCGGCCTGCCGCCCGCCTTCCTCGACGTCGGCTCGGCGGAGACCTTCCGCGACGAGGTCGTCGCCTACGCGTCGCGGATCTGGCAGGCGGGCGGGGTCGCCGAACTCCATGTCTGGCCCGGCGGGTTCCACGGCTTCGACGGCTTCGCGCCCCAGGCGGCGGTGTCCCGGGCGTCCCGCGCCGCACAGACCGAGTGGGTGCGGCGGGTGCTGGGCCAGGGGTGA
- a CDS encoding TerC family protein: protein MNVSTAVWLLTVAVLCVLVAADFFIGRKPHDVSVREAGAWTVVWVVLACLFGLVLYLRAGGGPAGEFFAGYITEKSLSVDNLFVFVLIMAKFAVPSQYQQRVLMVGVLVALVLRAGFIAAGAAIISTFSWVFYLFGAFLIWTAWKLVQDARRQGHDEEFEENKLLKAVERRFGVADRYHGTKLWIEQDGKRVMTPMLVVMLAIGTTDVLFALDSIPAIYGLTQDPYIVFTANAFALMGLRQLYFLIGGLLKRLVHLSYGLSIILGFIGVKLVLHALHESGVHVPQIGIPFSLGFIVLVLLITTLTSLYASRKA from the coding sequence GTGAACGTCTCCACGGCCGTCTGGCTGCTGACCGTCGCGGTCCTGTGCGTGCTCGTCGCCGCTGACTTCTTCATCGGCCGCAAGCCGCACGACGTGTCGGTGAGGGAGGCCGGTGCCTGGACGGTCGTCTGGGTGGTCCTCGCCTGCCTCTTCGGGCTCGTGCTGTATCTGCGCGCGGGCGGCGGGCCGGCCGGTGAGTTCTTCGCGGGGTACATCACCGAGAAGTCGCTGAGCGTCGACAACCTCTTCGTCTTCGTCCTGATCATGGCGAAGTTCGCGGTGCCCTCCCAGTACCAGCAGCGGGTGCTGATGGTGGGCGTCCTGGTGGCCCTGGTGCTGCGGGCCGGTTTCATCGCGGCGGGCGCGGCGATCATCTCCACGTTCTCCTGGGTGTTCTACCTGTTCGGCGCCTTCCTGATCTGGACCGCGTGGAAACTGGTGCAGGACGCGCGCAGGCAGGGGCACGACGAGGAGTTCGAGGAGAACAAGCTCCTGAAGGCGGTGGAGAGACGGTTCGGGGTGGCCGACCGCTACCACGGCACCAAGCTGTGGATCGAGCAGGACGGCAAGCGGGTCATGACCCCGATGCTGGTGGTGATGCTCGCGATCGGCACCACCGACGTCCTGTTCGCGCTGGACTCGATCCCCGCCATCTACGGCCTCACCCAGGACCCGTACATCGTGTTCACGGCCAACGCGTTCGCGCTGATGGGCCTGCGGCAGCTGTACTTCCTCATCGGCGGGCTGCTCAAGCGGCTGGTCCACCTCAGCTACGGCCTGTCGATCATCCTCGGCTTCATCGGCGTCAAACTGGTGCTGCACGCGCTGCACGAGTCCGGCGTCCATGTCCCGCAGATCGGCATCCCGTTCTCGCTCGGCTTCATCGTCCTGGTCCTCCTGATCACCACCCTCACCAGCCTCTACGCGTCGCGGAAGGCGTAG
- a CDS encoding LLM class F420-dependent oxidoreductase, with protein sequence MRVGVHINQFGNRGGAPALGAELAAAGRAAEAAGVSWLSVMDHYFQMEFNGGAEEPMLEAYTTLGYLAGQTSTVQLGALVTGVTYRHPGLLAKIATTLDVLSGGRATLGIGAAWYDREHEGLGVPFPPLAERFERLDEALRICLQMWDPENNGPFEGRHYRLAETLCVPAPVSEPRPEIMIGGSGEKKTLRLVARHGDACNLFATSPDEVRHKIDVLRGHCDTEGRDFGDIRVTITHMGEGDVDTVVRGLSGYAKLGIDTVIFGPRTGDVAAWIEEFAAPAVPRLAELD encoded by the coding sequence ATGCGGGTCGGCGTACACATCAACCAGTTCGGCAACCGCGGTGGAGCCCCCGCGCTCGGGGCCGAACTCGCCGCGGCGGGCCGGGCCGCCGAGGCGGCCGGGGTCAGCTGGCTCTCGGTCATGGACCACTACTTCCAGATGGAGTTCAACGGCGGCGCCGAGGAACCCATGCTGGAGGCCTACACCACCCTCGGCTATCTCGCGGGCCAGACCTCGACGGTCCAGCTCGGCGCCCTGGTGACCGGCGTGACCTACCGGCATCCCGGGCTGCTCGCCAAGATCGCCACCACCCTCGACGTCCTGTCCGGCGGACGGGCCACCCTCGGCATCGGGGCCGCCTGGTACGACCGTGAGCACGAGGGGCTCGGGGTGCCCTTCCCGCCGCTCGCCGAGCGGTTCGAGCGGCTCGACGAGGCGCTGCGGATCTGCCTCCAGATGTGGGACCCCGAGAACAACGGCCCCTTCGAGGGCCGGCACTACCGGCTCGCCGAGACGCTCTGCGTACCGGCCCCGGTCAGCGAGCCGCGCCCCGAGATCATGATCGGCGGCAGCGGCGAGAAGAAGACCCTGCGGCTGGTCGCCCGGCACGGCGACGCCTGCAACCTCTTCGCGACCTCGCCGGACGAGGTGCGGCACAAGATCGACGTGCTGCGCGGGCACTGCGACACCGAGGGGCGCGACTTCGGCGACATCCGGGTGACCATCACCCACATGGGGGAGGGCGACGTCGACACCGTCGTCCGCGGCCTGTCCGGGTACGCCAAGCTCGGCATCGACACCGTGATCTTCGGTCCGCGCACCGGTGACGTGGCCGCCTGGATCGAGGAGTTCGCGGCGCCCGCCGTGCCGCGGCTCGCGGAGCTGGACTGA
- a CDS encoding NAD(P)H-dependent oxidoreductase, with translation MSVRILALVGSLRAGSHNRQLAEAAVKLAPEGADVELFEGLAEIPFYNEDVDVEGSVPAAAARLRAAAQAADAFLLFSPEYNGTIPAVLKNAIDWLSRPYGAGAFGGKPVAVVGTAFGQYGGVWAQDEARKAVGIAGGKVIEDIKLSIPGSLTRFAGTHPADDTEVAAQLTEVVARLHGHAGAPAAA, from the coding sequence ATGTCTGTTCGCATTCTTGCGCTCGTCGGCAGCCTTCGCGCCGGTTCGCACAACCGTCAGCTCGCCGAGGCCGCCGTCAAGCTGGCCCCGGAGGGCGCGGACGTCGAGCTGTTCGAGGGTCTGGCCGAGATCCCCTTCTACAACGAGGACGTCGACGTCGAGGGCTCGGTCCCGGCCGCCGCCGCCAGGCTGCGCGCCGCCGCCCAGGCCGCCGACGCGTTCCTGCTGTTCTCCCCCGAGTACAACGGCACCATCCCGGCCGTCCTGAAGAACGCCATCGACTGGCTGTCGCGCCCGTACGGCGCCGGCGCCTTCGGCGGCAAGCCGGTCGCCGTGGTCGGCACCGCGTTCGGCCAGTACGGCGGCGTGTGGGCGCAGGACGAGGCCCGCAAGGCCGTCGGCATCGCCGGTGGCAAGGTCATCGAGGACATCAAGCTCTCGATCCCCGGCTCGCTGACCCGCTTCGCCGGCACCCACCCGGCCGACGACACCGAGGTCGCCGCGCAGCTGACCGAGGTGGTCGCCCGTCTGCACGGCCACGCGGGCGCGCCGGCCGCCGCCTGA
- a CDS encoding TetR/AcrR family transcriptional regulator translates to MLYAVFMSASLPPFPEPQDVLGEPELLQVGTVEDEPCLRADAARNRARLLEAAARLIAEHGAAGVTMEAVAAAARVGKGTVFRRFGDRTGLLMALLDHSSKKLQADFLGGPPPLGPGAPPLERLRAFGVAVLYRSAEQLDLQLAAQPDPTRKFAHPSVDALTTHVCVLLRQITPDADCELLARTLMGYLDPALIHHLTKQRGMSLERLEIGWADLVARLTRTEPPR, encoded by the coding sequence ATGCTTTACGCTGTCTTCATGTCCGCCTCGCTGCCCCCCTTCCCGGAGCCTCAAGACGTCCTCGGCGAGCCCGAGTTGCTCCAGGTCGGCACGGTCGAGGACGAACCCTGCCTGCGCGCCGACGCGGCCCGCAACCGGGCCAGACTGCTGGAGGCCGCCGCCCGGCTGATCGCCGAGCACGGCGCGGCCGGGGTCACCATGGAGGCGGTCGCGGCCGCCGCCCGGGTGGGCAAGGGGACGGTCTTCCGACGGTTCGGCGACCGCACCGGGCTGCTCATGGCGCTGCTCGACCACTCGTCGAAGAAGCTCCAGGCCGACTTCCTCGGCGGCCCGCCGCCGCTGGGCCCCGGGGCGCCCCCGCTGGAGCGGCTGCGGGCGTTCGGGGTGGCCGTCCTCTACCGCTCGGCCGAACAGCTCGATCTGCAACTCGCCGCCCAGCCCGACCCGACCCGGAAGTTCGCCCACCCGTCGGTGGACGCGCTCACCACGCATGTCTGCGTCCTGCTGCGGCAGATCACGCCGGACGCCGACTGCGAGCTGCTGGCCAGGACCCTGATGGGCTACCTCGACCCCGCCCTCATCCACCATCTGACCAAGCAGCGCGGGATGTCCCTAGAGCGGCTGGAGATCGGCTGGGCCGACCTGGTCGCCCGCCTGACCCGGACCGAACCGCCCCGCTGA
- a CDS encoding FAD-dependent oxidoreductase: MTTTHHPVLIVGAGLGGLALARVLHVHGIAATVLDLDASPAARTQGGMLDIHSDSGQEALRAAGLYEEFRALVHQGGEALRILDQRAVVRREESDDGTGDRPEIDRGDLRDLLLGSLPDGTVHWGVKVTGARPLGGGRHEVTLADGTALTTELLVGADGAWSRIRPLLSDAEPVYTGVSFVEADLRDADTRHPASGAVIGSGFFFALGHGRGFLAHRESDGSLHVYAAVRAPEEWLDSIDFTDTGAAKSTVLAEFADWDPSLRALVADADGPLVPRRVYALPTGHRWARVPGVTLLGDAAHLMSPFAGEGANLALLDGAALALALVEHPGDTEAALAAYEAELFPRAEASASASAHSGELLFRADAPQGLLDMFGAHDEARTA, translated from the coding sequence ATGACCACCACCCACCACCCCGTTCTGATCGTCGGCGCCGGACTCGGCGGCCTCGCCCTCGCCCGGGTGCTCCACGTGCACGGGATCGCCGCGACCGTCCTGGACCTGGACGCCTCCCCCGCCGCCCGCACCCAGGGCGGCATGCTCGACATCCACAGCGACTCCGGGCAGGAGGCGCTGCGCGCCGCCGGGCTGTACGAGGAGTTCCGCGCCCTCGTCCACCAGGGCGGCGAGGCCCTGCGCATCCTCGACCAGCGGGCCGTGGTGCGCCGCGAGGAGTCCGACGACGGCACCGGCGACCGTCCCGAGATCGACCGCGGCGACCTGCGCGACCTGCTGCTCGGCTCACTGCCCGACGGCACGGTCCACTGGGGCGTGAAGGTCACCGGGGCCCGTCCGCTGGGCGGCGGCCGGCACGAGGTGACCCTCGCCGACGGCACGGCCCTCACCACGGAGCTGCTGGTCGGCGCGGACGGCGCCTGGTCGCGGATCCGCCCGCTGCTGTCGGACGCCGAACCCGTCTACACCGGCGTCTCGTTCGTCGAGGCCGACCTGCGCGACGCGGACACCCGGCACCCGGCGTCGGGCGCGGTGATCGGCTCCGGGTTCTTCTTCGCGCTCGGCCACGGCCGGGGCTTCCTCGCCCACCGGGAGAGCGACGGCAGCCTCCATGTGTACGCGGCGGTCAGGGCGCCCGAGGAGTGGCTCGACTCCATCGACTTCACCGACACCGGGGCGGCGAAGTCGACGGTGCTCGCGGAGTTCGCGGACTGGGACCCGAGCCTGCGCGCCCTGGTCGCGGACGCCGACGGACCGCTGGTGCCGCGCCGCGTGTACGCCCTGCCGACCGGTCACCGCTGGGCGCGGGTGCCGGGTGTCACGCTGCTCGGCGACGCGGCGCACCTGATGTCGCCGTTCGCGGGCGAGGGCGCGAACCTCGCGCTGCTCGACGGCGCCGCACTGGCGCTCGCGCTGGTCGAGCACCCGGGTGACACGGAGGCCGCGCTCGCCGCGTACGAGGCGGAGCTGTTCCCGCGCGCCGAGGCGTCGGCGTCCGCGTCGGCGCACAGCGGGGAGTTGCTGTTCCGCGCCGACGCGCCGCAGGGGCTGCTGGACATGTTCGGCGCGCACGACGAGGCGCGGACGGCCTGA
- a CDS encoding TetR/AcrR family transcriptional regulator: protein MTDRPDTPRSRRERPAKAALTREGIVAAAVAVLRAEGLPKVTMRRLAQELDTGPASLYVYVRNTAELHAAVLDELLGTIGPAPAEGPWRERLEGVLTAYALMLFDHPTLARSALTARPSGPHYLNLIETLLALLDEGGVPSAQAAWGVDLLLQHATATAAEHAAEAPAEDWDAVHRAVRDIDAGTHPHVAALAGELLSGEPAERLSWALRALIAGIERTAVTH from the coding sequence ATGACCGACCGACCCGACACCCCGCGCAGCCGCCGTGAGCGCCCCGCCAAGGCCGCCCTGACCAGGGAGGGCATCGTGGCCGCCGCCGTCGCCGTGCTGCGTGCCGAAGGACTGCCGAAGGTGACCATGCGGCGCCTGGCGCAGGAGCTGGACACCGGCCCCGCCTCGCTCTACGTCTACGTCCGCAACACCGCCGAACTGCACGCGGCCGTCCTGGACGAACTGCTCGGGACGATCGGGCCCGCACCCGCCGAGGGCCCGTGGCGCGAGCGGCTCGAAGGGGTGCTCACGGCGTACGCCCTGATGCTCTTCGACCACCCGACGCTGGCCCGCTCCGCGCTCACCGCCCGGCCCAGCGGGCCGCACTACCTGAACCTCATCGAGACGCTGCTGGCCCTGCTGGACGAGGGCGGGGTGCCGTCGGCGCAGGCCGCCTGGGGCGTCGACCTGCTGCTCCAGCACGCCACCGCGACGGCCGCCGAGCACGCGGCCGAGGCGCCCGCCGAGGACTGGGACGCCGTCCACCGCGCCGTGCGCGACATCGACGCGGGCACCCATCCGCACGTCGCGGCGCTGGCAGGCGAGCTGCTGTCGGGCGAGCCCGCCGAGCGGCTCTCCTGGGCGCTGCGGGCACTGATCGCCGGCATCGAACGGACCGCCGTCACCCACTGA